A window of Paraburkholderia sp. ZP32-5 genomic DNA:
GTGAGCGCGGCCGCGCCGGCCGCGGCGTCTTGCGCCCGCGCCGCATCCGCGATCACATCGATTGGCGCATTGATCGTATTAGCCATGTTTGCCCTGCCCTATCCCTTGACGGCGCCCGACGCAATGCCGCGCACGAACCAGCGGCCCGAAATGAAGTAGACCGCGAGCGGCACCATCGACGTCAGAATCGTCGCCGCCATGTTGACGTTGTACAGACGCTCGCCGGTCGTCGTATTGATGATGTTGTTCAGTTGCACGGTCATCGGCAGATTCTTCGTGCCCGCGAAGACGAGGCCGAGAATGAAGTCGTTCCAGATACCGGTGACCTGCATGATCAGCGCGACGACGATGATCGGCGTCGACATCGGCAGCATCAGTTGAAAGAAGATGCGCCAGAAACCACCACCGTCGATGCGCGCGGCCTTGAACAGTTCCTGCGGAATCGACACGTAGTAGTTGCGAAACAGCAGCGTCATCACCGGCATGCCGAAGATCGTATGAATCACGACGATGCCCGGCAGCGAGCTGAACAGATGCACGCTCGCGAGCACCCGCACCAGCGGATAAACCATCACCTGCACCGGAATGAATGCGCCGAGCAGCAACACGCCGAACAGCATGCCCGCGCCGCGCGGCCGCCAGAAACTCAGCGCATAGCCGTTCACCGCACCGACTGCGATCGAGAAGATCGTGCTCGGCACGACGATGCGCACCGAGTTCCAGAAGCCGACGCGAATGCCGTTGCAATCGAGCCCGGTACACGCGGATTGCCATGCGGCGCTCCATGCGTCGAGTGTGAAATGCGTTGGAAACGCGAGCAGATTGCCGAGCCGGATCTCGCTCATCGGTTTGACCGACGTGACCAGCATCACATAGAGCGGCAGCAGAAAGAACACCGCGGCGGTCAGCAGAAACGCGTAGATGCCGATACGTGCCGGCGAGAATGCCGAACGGCGTGGCCGTGGACGTGAACGACCCGCACGGCCGGCACGACCCGCCGGCCCGCTGTTGAACGAAGGATCGAGTGTGCTCATCACCGCTCCCCGCGCAGCGCCGCGCGACTGCGCGCATAGAAGAACGGCGCGAGTATCGCGAGCACCGTCGCGAGCAGCACGATCGACGCCGCCGACGCGAGGCCGATATTCGCGCGTCCGAACAGATAGTCCATGATGAATTTGGCCGGTACTTCGCTGGCGGTGCCGGGGCCACCCTGCGTCATCGCGACGACCGCGTCGTAGAGCTTCACCACCATCACGAACAGCAGCACGAAGGCCGTTGAAATCGACGGTCCGAGCATCGGCACGACGATGCTCGCATACACGCGCCAACGCGGAATACCGTCGATGCGCGCGGCTTTCCACAACTCTTCGTCGATGCCGCGCAGCCCCGCGAGCAGCAATGCCATCACCAGGCCCGACGCCTGCCACACGGTCGCGATCACGATCGTGTAGATCACCCAGTCCTGGTCGACGATCCAGTCGAAGCGCGCATGCGTGAAGCCGAGCCGGTGCAGCACTTGCTGCGCGCCGAGTTCCGGATTGAGAATCCATTGCCACACGAGTCCGGTCGCGACGAACGACATCGCATACGGATACAGAAACACCGTGCGCAACGCGCCTTCGGCAACGACCCGCTGATCGATGAAAATCGCCAGCAGCAAACCGATCACCATGCACGCGACGATAAAGCAAGCGCCATAGATCACGATGTTCTGCAGCGATACGAGCCATCGATCGTTATGGAAAAGCCGCGCGTACTGCGTGAAGCCCACGAAGTCGTTCGACGGAAACGTGTGCGAATTGCTGAGCGATACGCGCGCGGTCCAGACCATCGTGCCGAGATACGCGAACACGACAGTCAGGATCATCGGCAGCAGGGCCAGCCAGACCGCGATCGAAAACCGCCGCTTCAGCGGTTTGCGATGCGGCGTGCTACCCGAGCTGCCGCGTGGTTTCGACGCGGCGGCGGCTGGCACCTTGAGCGCGTGCATCGCGGCGCCCTAGCCCTTCAACGCGCTGGCGAAGGCTTTCTGCGCATCGTCGACCGACTGGTTCTTGTTCCAGAAGTTCGTCACGACGTCAGTCAGCGCGCCTTGCGTATCGGGCGACAGCAGCATTTCCGGATTCGGCAGCTGACGCGACTTGTCCTTCATGATCGCGATGCCCTCCTTCGCGCAGACATCGAGGCTCGCCGCATCCACATCGGGACGAATCGGAATCGAGCCTTTCTTCGCGCTGAACGCAACCTGCGCGGACGGCGAGGTCATCACCGTGGCGAGCAGATTTTGGGCCTTGATGGCCGATGCGTTGTCGGTCTTCGGGAACACGAATACGTCGCCCGCGACCAGATACGGAGAATGCGGCCCGAAGCCCGGGAAGCAACCGAAGTCCTTGCCCGCTGCCTGATTCGCCGCGACGAATTCGCCCTTGGCCCAGTCGCCCATGATCTGCACACCCGCCTTGCCGGAAGTGACGAGCGCGGTCGCATCGTTCCAGTTACGGCCGGGCGAACCCGGGTCGACGAAATCGTGCAGCTTCTTGAACGACACGAGCACCTTCTTGAACGCGTCGGAGTTGACCGCGTTCGTATCGTGATCGCGATAGACCTTCATATACAGGTCGGGGCCGCCGACGTCGGCAAGCACCGCGTCGAACGTGATCTTCTCCTGCCACGGCTGGCCGCCGAACGCGAGCGGAATCACGCCCGCGCTCTTCAGCTTGCCGAGATCGGCGATAAATTCGTCGTAGCTTTTCGGCTCGCTCGCGATACCGGCTTTCTGGAACACCGGCTTCGAATAGAAGAACCACGCCGGCATATGGATATCGACCGGCGCCGCGTAGTAATGGCCCTTCACCTTGATGCTGTCGATAATCGACTGCGGGAAGATGCCGTTCCAGTTCTCTTTCGCAGCGACGTCGTCGACATTGTTCAACAGGCCCTGATCGATCAGGTCGTGAAACTGCTTCGACGTGTTGAATTGCGCGGCGGTGGGTGGATCGCCGCCGACGATGCGGTTGATCGCGGTGGAGCGTGCCTGATCCGCGCCGGCGACCGCGTTATCGACCCACTGACCGCCGGCCTTGTTGTACGCATCGGCGAACTGCCGGATCGCGGCCGATTCGCCGCCCGAGGTCCACCAGTGAATCACGTTGGCCTTGAGCGGCTCTGCCTGCGCGACGACGCCATATAGCGCCAGTGCCGCAACCACGGCTCGCAAGACCATTTTGCTGCTGTTCATTCCGTCTCCTCCGGGCGCGCCGCCCGTATGCCAAGTCGAAAGACAAACCAGCTCCACCCGCTTTTTACTTCATCGCTTCACGTTGTTATTTGCGCCTGATGATGCGGCGCTTGTTGTGTTGTCGTTCATGCCAGCGCATCGCGCTCTTTCAGAAACTTCGCGACCAGTTCCGCGCTGCGCTTGATCGTACGCTTCTGCGTGCCGTAATCGACATGCACGATGCCGAAGCGCCGCTCGTAACCGAATGCCCATTCGAAGTTATCCATTAGCGACCACAGGAAATAGCCGCGCACGTCGACGCCGGCCTTGATTGCCTGATCGACCGCGGCAAGATGGCGCTTCAGAAACGAGATGCGCTGCGTATCCTTGACATGGCCATCGATGACCTGGTCGTTCGACGCCATGCCGTTTTCGGTGATGTAGATCGGCGGCAAATTCGCGTAGTCGGCCCTGAAACCAGTGAGCAGATCGCGCAGACCATCCGGATAGACCTCCCAACCCATCTGCGTGCGCTCGACACCAGCGAGCGGGACGTCCTTGAAACCATGCGCGCCATCGCTCGCGACATTCGTGCGGAAGTAATAGTTGATGCCGAGAAAATCGAGCGGCGTCGAGATGGTCTGCATATCGCCGTCGAGCACGAGCGGTTCGGTGCCCGGCCATAGTTCGAACAGCGCTTGCGGATACTCGCCGTTGAACAGCGGATCGAGAATCCACGCATTGTGCTGGACTTCGAACAGTTCGGCCGCGCGACGATCGGCGGCACTGTCGCTATCCGGCGTGCCGCGGCCGACGTTCGCGACGATGCCCTTGTGCGATGTCGGATCGTTCGCGCGCAGCACCTGAATCGCGAGCCCGTGCGCGAGCA
This region includes:
- a CDS encoding carbohydrate ABC transporter permease, with translation MHALKVPAAAASKPRGSSGSTPHRKPLKRRFSIAVWLALLPMILTVVFAYLGTMVWTARVSLSNSHTFPSNDFVGFTQYARLFHNDRWLVSLQNIVIYGACFIVACMVIGLLLAIFIDQRVVAEGALRTVFLYPYAMSFVATGLVWQWILNPELGAQQVLHRLGFTHARFDWIVDQDWVIYTIVIATVWQASGLVMALLLAGLRGIDEELWKAARIDGIPRWRVYASIVVPMLGPSISTAFVLLFVMVVKLYDAVVAMTQGGPGTASEVPAKFIMDYLFGRANIGLASAASIVLLATVLAILAPFFYARSRAALRGER
- a CDS encoding GH1 family beta-glucosidase; translated protein: MGNDASAVLDTISPPSAGAPHADLFTPPADSSLWRKDFLLGAATASYQIEGAVNEDGRLPSIWDTFSATPGKVLAGDTGAVACDHYHRWEQDVELLAGLGLEAYRLSVAWPRVMHADGTPNRNGLDFYKRLLTRLKEKGIKTFVTLYHWDLPQYLEDRGGWLNRDTAYRFADYADLMSRELHGLVDAWATLNEPWCSAYLGYGNGHHAPGLTNVRYATQAMHHLLLAHGLAIQVLRANDPTSHKGIVANVGRGTPDSDSAADRRAAELFEVQHNAWILDPLFNGEYPQALFELWPGTEPLVLDGDMQTISTPLDFLGINYYFRTNVASDGAHGFKDVPLAGVERTQMGWEVYPDGLRDLLTGFRADYANLPPIYITENGMASNDQVIDGHVKDTQRISFLKRHLAAVDQAIKAGVDVRGYFLWSLMDNFEWAFGYERRFGIVHVDYGTQKRTIKRSAELVAKFLKERDALA
- a CDS encoding ABC transporter substrate-binding protein; amino-acid sequence: MNSSKMVLRAVVAALALYGVVAQAEPLKANVIHWWTSGGESAAIRQFADAYNKAGGQWVDNAVAGADQARSTAINRIVGGDPPTAAQFNTSKQFHDLIDQGLLNNVDDVAAKENWNGIFPQSIIDSIKVKGHYYAAPVDIHMPAWFFYSKPVFQKAGIASEPKSYDEFIADLGKLKSAGVIPLAFGGQPWQEKITFDAVLADVGGPDLYMKVYRDHDTNAVNSDAFKKVLVSFKKLHDFVDPGSPGRNWNDATALVTSGKAGVQIMGDWAKGEFVAANQAAGKDFGCFPGFGPHSPYLVAGDVFVFPKTDNASAIKAQNLLATVMTSPSAQVAFSAKKGSIPIRPDVDAASLDVCAKEGIAIMKDKSRQLPNPEMLLSPDTQGALTDVVTNFWNKNQSVDDAQKAFASALKG
- a CDS encoding carbohydrate ABC transporter permease encodes the protein MSTLDPSFNSGPAGRAGRAGRSRPRPRRSAFSPARIGIYAFLLTAAVFFLLPLYVMLVTSVKPMSEIRLGNLLAFPTHFTLDAWSAAWQSACTGLDCNGIRVGFWNSVRIVVPSTIFSIAVGAVNGYALSFWRPRGAGMLFGVLLLGAFIPVQVMVYPLVRVLASVHLFSSLPGIVVIHTIFGMPVMTLLFRNYYVSIPQELFKAARIDGGGFWRIFFQLMLPMSTPIIVVALIMQVTGIWNDFILGLVFAGTKNLPMTVQLNNIINTTTGERLYNVNMAATILTSMVPLAVYFISGRWFVRGIASGAVKG